The nucleotide window CGTCTGCTTCTCCATTGACATAAACAACATGCTCACTTAAAAACCACTTAGCCATGCCGCCCGAGCTAATTGCATCTGTCATCTTTAACACTTGCCCTAAAGTTATAAACTCTGTATCAATCAAAATATCCTGCATGATTGCTCATCCTCCGCTACACAAAATCTGTCTCTCTA belongs to Lysinibacillus louembei and includes:
- the yaaA gene encoding S4 domain-containing protein YaaA is translated as MQDILIDTEFITLGQVLKMTDAISSGGMAKWFLSEHVVYVNGEADDRRGRKIRNGDVVNIPGVGRFRIVENGANE